A window from Podospora bellae-mahoneyi strain CBS 112042 chromosome 1 map unlocalized CBS112042p_1, whole genome shotgun sequence encodes these proteins:
- the HAP2 gene encoding Transcriptional activator (EggNog:ENOG503P578; COG:K; BUSCO:EOG09263KEE), with protein sequence MMEYAQYQQQPQSAHSQPHIQTGYPSSAGGNSITSPAHGVQTSPILPSQHQQPSPTQTHNMYQTQYAMPQHNMQYAVPGIQAAAMAATAAASGSSYPYMSSDPSLQQSPRMSGVNPKKDGRTGPRSPQQMNSMPQQRRLSQVNSPGVPNAPAMLNHAGPRSTIPPPMTAAQQMPPPQSPEIASGAVEESPLYVNAKQFHRILKRRVARQRLEEALRLTSKGRRPYLHESRHNHAMRRPRGPGGRFLTADEVAQMEKDKANGVETKFEDTATKTSTGASKRKSDGGSAPAAKKAKRANLTPEDEEDEE encoded by the coding sequence ATGATGGAATACGCAcaatatcaacaacaaccacaaagCGCGCATTCGCAACCACATATTCAGACAGGTTACCCGAGCTCTGCAGGCGGCAATAGCATCACCTCTCCAGCTCACGGAGTTCAAACATCCCCGATACTCCCttctcagcatcaacagcccTCGCCCACGCAAACCCACAACATGTATCAAACTCAGTATGCCATGCCCCAGCACAACATGCAATATGCTGTGCCGGGGATCCAAGCAgctgccatggccgccactgctgctgcttctggaTCGTCATATCCCTACATGTCCTCGGACCCAAGTCTGCAGCAGTCGCCAAGGATGTCTGGTGTTAACCCCAAGAAGGATGGCAGGACAGGCCCTCGTTCGCCTCAGCAGATGAACAGCATGCCGCAGCAAAGACGACTCAGCCAGGTTAACAGCCCGGGTGTTCCCAATGCGCCAGCCATGCTCAACCATGCTGGCCCACGCTCTACCATCCCGCCCCCGATGACTGCGGCGCAGCAGATGCCCCCGCCACAGTCCCCCGAAATCGCTTCCGGAGCCGTTGAGGAGTCGCCATTGTATGTCAATGCTAAGCAATTCCACCGGATCCTGAAGCGCAGAGTAGCCCGGCAAAGGTTAGAGGAAGCGCTGCGTCTTACCAGTAAGGGCCGCAGACCTTACCTCCACGAGTCTAGGCACAATCATGCCATGCGGAGGCCCCGTGGACCCGGTGGGCGGTTCCTGACAGCCGACGAAGTGGCCCAGATGGAAAAGGACAAGGCAAATGGTGTCGAGACCAAGTTCGAGGACACGGCGACAAAGACATCCACGGGTGCCTCGAAAAGAAAATCAGACGGAGGCTCTGCGCCTGCGGCCAAAAAAGCGAAAAGAGCCAACTTGACtcccgaagacgaagaagacgaggagtGA
- the LSM2 gene encoding U6 snRNA-associated Sm-like protein LSm2 (EggNog:ENOG503P571; COG:A) yields the protein MLFFSFFKTLIDHEVTVELKNDIRIRGVLKSVDQYLNIKLDNIQVVDELKYPHLSAVKNVFIRGSVVRYVHLPSQSVDIDLLEDATRREAANQAVKAK from the exons ATGCTCTTCTTCAG CTTCTTCAAAACCCTCATCGACCACGAGGTGACCGTCGAGCTCAAAAACGACATCCGCATCCGCGGCGTCCTCAAGAGTGTCGACCAATACCTCAACATCAAGCTCGACAACATccaggtggtggatgagctCAAGTATCCTCACTTG AGCGCTGTCAAGAATGTCTTTATCAGAGGCTCGGTCGTGAGATATGTCCATCTGCCTTCCCAGTCGGTGGATATTGACTTGCTGGAGGATGCTACGAGGAGAG agGCGGCAAACCAAGCTGTGAAGGCGAAGTGA
- the pso2 gene encoding DNA cross-link repair protein PSO2/SNM1 (COG:L; BUSCO:EOG09261HQU; EggNog:ENOG503NUC7) codes for MAPARISKAKPKTAATPKPKLKQKTITPNKPPGARTKVQPVTKGPKVKTKPNASILSYFKKTEDDDLFIGGVEGGVGEGGEEDEEDMYGADDYVKRPVEEEEGGGERYNENGGSVKKRRLSFGLQEGGEESRAVSGDAESTTVKKEQNEPRKPSAKKKVPNPFLDDSSSDEDGDENETSNDDDSTTPSRVRPTLASADPAENVCETTTGDRLTNGTRITDRDDEDQDREVKGKVPLLRHETSGANLTSNDGPAEEEPIDELGEEEFDEDFTGEELQAMRDMEEQAMLEGYEEFGMDRRTDEEMMEACPICGGSLAGASEQVASEHVNTCLDGNPTPLPQPKPPAALEENKTIDGAEVGKRFAKAAVPRPGQANPISLGEKTSAGSSGSAFARLMSGHAEDTAWAAAAAAENASRGMPAYKRTCPFYKIMPGFSICVDAFRYGAVEGCKAYFLSHFHSDHYIGLTANWTHGPIYCSKVTGSLVKTQLKTAAKYVVELEFDKTVPVPHTQGVTVTMIPANHCPGSSLFLFEKAMGKDKTHRILHCGDFRACQAHLEHPHLRPETIDAVTGKTKHQKIDVCYLDTTYLNPKYSFPPQKDVIATCAEMSSLLNQALISNDDKEWDSLLRRREGGAPSTSVSKFFTTTTTTNDPPPPPSKPPTPTAPLNAFTALSGNPQPSQRNRLLILCGTYSIGKERICVGIALALQSKIYASPYKLKIVNQLDDPELISLLTPNPQEAQIHLASLSDLNKENLISYLEENRRFGFSRIVGFKPSGWNYRPPSLKSLNIKADMAPGSVPMEQLLYGKAWRSRFRKADLIPMRGSTKEGVLLGVPYSEHSSFRELAIFVMGLRIGRVVPTVNVGSEQSRKRMKGWIDRWIVERGRLKGGRLEVKEGVDGREEEEEEEEEEEEGVVYW; via the coding sequence ATGGCTCCCGCAAGAATATCAAAAGCCAAGCCAAAGACGGCGGCGACACCGAAGCCGAAATTGAAGCAAAAAACGATCACACCGAATAAACCGCCTGGGGCGCGGACGAAGGTGCAGCCTGTGACGAAAGGGCCGAAGGTGAAGACGAAGCCGAATGCGAGCATTTTGAGTTATTTTAAGAAgacggaggatgatgacTTGTTtattgggggggttgaagggggggtaggggaggggggagaagaggacgaggaagatatGTACGGGGCGGATGATTACGTCAAGAGGcccgtggaggaggaggaggggggaggggagaggtatAATGAGAATGGGGGGTCGGTtaagaagaggaggttgagttTCGGTTTgcaggagggtggggaggaatcGAGGGCGGTTTCAGGGGATGCCGAGTCGACGACAGTCAAAAAGGAGCAGAACGAGCCGAGGAAGCCATCtgcgaagaagaaggttccAAATCCATTTTTGGACGACTCCTCTTCTGACGAGGACGGGGATGAAAACGAAACGAGCAATGATGACGACTCGACGACTCCATCAAGGGTGAGACCTACCCTTGCGTCTGCAGACCCCGCAGAAAATGTTTGCGAGACTACTACCGGCGACAGACTTACCAACGGGACCAGGATAACAGACAGGGATGACGAAGATCAAGATCGAGAAGTAAAGGGCAAGGTGCCGCTGCTGCGACATGAGACCTCCGGAGCGAATTTGACATCGAATGATGGACCTGCAGAAGAGGAGCCAATCGATGAGTTAGGCGAAGAGGAATTCGACGAGGATTTCACCGGCGAAGAACTCCAAGCTATGCGGGACATGGAAGAGCAAGCCATGTTGGAGGGTTATGAAGAGTTTGGTATGGACAGACGTACTGATgaagagatgatggaagCATGTCCAATATGCGGGGGCAGTTTGGCGGGTGCGTCAGAGCAGGTGGCTTCGGAGCATGTCAATACCTGTCTGGATGGGAATCCGACGCCGCTACCGCAGCCCAAGCCACCAGCGGCACTCGAAGAGAATAAAACGATCGATGGTGCTGAGGTGGGAAAGAGGTTTGCGAAAGCGGCTGTGCCTAGACCAGGACAGGCGAATCCTATCAGTCTCGGTGAGAAGACTTCAGCTGGCAGCTCGGGCTCAGCATTTGCTAGGCTCATGTCTGGACATGCTGAGGATACCGCTTGGGCAGCGGCTGCTGCGGCAGAGAACGCCTCGAGAGGAATGCCGGCGTATAAGCGGACTTGTCCGTTTTACAAGATTATGCCTGGGTTCTCGATTTGTGTTGATGCCTTCAGGTATGGTGCTGTGGAGGGCTGCAAGGCCTACTTTCTTAGTCACTTTCACAGTGATCACTACATTGGCCTCACGGCGAACTGGACTCACGGCCCGATTTATTGCAGCAAAGTAACGGGGTCACTCGTCAAGACACAGCTAAAGACAGCGGCTAAATATGTCGTTGAGCTTGAGTTTGACAAAACCGTTCCAGTCCCGCATACACAGGGGGTCACAGTAACAATGATCCCCGCCAACCATTGCCCCGGTAGCTCTCTATTCTTGTTTGAGAAGGCCATgggaaaagacaagacacATCGGATCTTGCACTGTGGGGATTTCCGAGCCTGTCAAGCTCACCTTGAGCACCCTCACCTCCGCCCAGAGACAATTGATGCCGTAACAGGCAAGACAAAGCACCAGAAAATTGACGTCTGTTATCTAGACACCACCTATCTCAACCCAAAATACTCCTTCCCTCCGCAAAAAGACGTCATCGCCACCTGCGCAGAGATGTcgtccctcctcaaccaagccctcatctccaacgaCGACAAAGAATGGgactccctcctccgtcgcCGAGAAGGCGGCGCCCCATCCACCTCAGTCAGCAagttcttcaccaccaccaccaccacaaacgaccccccgccaccaccttctAAACCACCTACTCCCACTGCCCCCCTGAACGCATTCACCGCCCTCTCAGgaaacccccaaccctcccagagaaaccgcctcctcatcctttGCGGCACCTACTCCATAGGCAAAGAGCGCATCTGCGTCGGCATCGCCCTCGCTCTCCAATCCAAAATCTACGCCTCGCCTTACAAGCTCAAAATCGTGAACCAACTCGACGACCCAGagctcatctccctccttactcccaacccccaagaGGCGCAAATCCATCTCGCCTCGCTGTCTGACCTCAACAAGGAGAATCTCATCTCTTACCTCGAGGAAAATCGCCGGTTTGGATTCTCCCGGATTGTAGGGTTCAAGCCCTCGGGGTGGAACTACCGCCCCCCGAGTTTGAAGAGCCTAAACATCAAGGCGGATATGGCCCCGGGTAGCGTACCGATGGAGCAGCTCTTGTATGGAAAGGCGTGGAGGAGTAGGTTTCGCAAGGCGGATTTGATACCCATGAGGGGAAGCACCAAAGAGGgagtgttgttgggggtgccgTATAGCGAGCATTCTAGCTTCAGGGAGTTGGCGATTTTTGTGATGGGTTTGAGGAtcgggagggtggtgccgaCAGTGAATGTGGGGAGCGAACAGAGCAGGAAACGGATGAAGGGGTGGATTGATCGGTGGAttgtggagagggggaggttgaagggcGGAAGGctggaggtgaaggagggtgtagatgggagagaggaggaggaggaggaggaggaggaggaggaggagggggtggtgtattGGTGA